Proteins from one Ignavibacteriales bacterium genomic window:
- a CDS encoding SEC59/DGK1/VTE5 family protein — protein sequence MIANDRATIDYKSEVLRKTFHLVSLSIPIVYYHITKQLALSILIPLTIFSFLVDYGRYYHKPLAGLVYKIFGFMMRKHEVDAKKKNLNGATYVLLSAVIVIVIFPKIFVVTAFAVLIIGDGTAALIGRKFGKTKFLLKSLEGTLAFFFFSCIVVLLSPKIEGRFEEYLIGFAAIAVGAIAENISGEWTDDNLTIPITICITMWILYALFLPQLPLILPNVPN from the coding sequence ATGATAGCAAATGACCGCGCTACAATAGATTATAAGAGTGAAGTACTGCGAAAAACATTTCATCTGGTTTCTCTTTCTATCCCAATTGTGTACTATCATATCACAAAGCAATTAGCATTATCAATATTAATTCCTCTTACAATATTTTCTTTTCTTGTTGATTACGGAAGGTATTATCATAAACCTCTTGCCGGATTAGTATATAAAATTTTTGGATTTATGATGCGTAAGCATGAGGTTGACGCCAAAAAGAAAAATTTAAATGGAGCCACATACGTTCTGCTTTCTGCTGTAATTGTTATTGTTATCTTTCCTAAAATTTTTGTTGTTACTGCATTTGCGGTCTTGATAATTGGTGACGGTACTGCGGCACTTATCGGAAGAAAATTCGGCAAGACAAAATTTTTGTTAAAGAGTTTAGAAGGAACTCTTGCATTCTTTTTCTTTTCTTGTATAGTTGTTCTTCTTTCACCGAAGATTGAAGGAAGATTTGAAGAATATTTGATCGGGTTTGCCGCTATTGCAGTCGGGGCAATTGCAGAAAATATTTCCGGCGAATGGACGGACGACAATCTTACTATTCCAATAACGATCTGCATTACTATGTGGATTCTTTACGCGCTCTTTCTTCCGCAGCTTCCTCTCATTCTTCCGAACGTTCCTAATTAA
- the arfB gene encoding alternative ribosome rescue aminoacyl-tRNA hydrolase ArfB, whose product MIRINKNIALKESELTFKFIRSSGPGGQNVNKVATAVQLRFDITSSKSLTEDVKTRLKSIAGRKVTKDGVLIIEANRFRTQEKNRKDAIARLIVLIDKSSVRRKRRIKTNPSHASNQKRIEVKKRLSEKKKMRKYSDQS is encoded by the coding sequence TTGATTAGAATTAATAAAAATATTGCACTCAAAGAAAGTGAATTAACATTCAAGTTTATCCGTTCTTCCGGACCGGGTGGACAAAACGTAAATAAGGTTGCAACCGCAGTTCAATTACGATTTGATATTACTTCTTCGAAATCACTGACTGAAGATGTAAAAACAAGATTAAAATCTATTGCCGGAAGAAAAGTAACTAAGGATGGTGTGTTGATTATTGAAGCCAACCGGTTTAGAACTCAGGAGAAAAACCGTAAGGATGCAATTGCAAGATTAATCGTGTTGATTGACAAATCTTCTGTAAGAAGGAAACGTAGAATTAAAACAAATCCCTCGCATGCTTCGAACCAAAAAAGAATTGAAGTAAAGAAAAGATTAAGTGAAAAGAAAAAAATGAGAAAATATTCTGATCAATCGTGA